A single genomic interval of Cryptosporangium phraense harbors:
- a CDS encoding DedA family protein — protein MDTVVALVTDLRSPVLYALIVAVVFSETAILLGMFLPGETAAIVAGVLAGQHQLSLQLVVPLLVLAAWAGDSTGYLLGRRFGPALLEGRLLRRRRVQIDRAGATLRRRGWLVVVVSRFLPFLRTVTPGAAGVSLMPYPTFLAASFAGCLLWGVGCPVLGYFAADQYHRVEEVMGNTGIVVVALILVVAWAVRLRRRRAAHRATTDEEPTPHADDVYDPGSVGPVSPAGSVGIVRPRRRTDPRRP, from the coding sequence ATGGACACGGTCGTCGCCCTGGTGACCGACCTCCGTAGCCCCGTCCTCTACGCGTTGATCGTCGCGGTCGTGTTCTCCGAGACCGCGATCCTGCTGGGCATGTTCCTGCCCGGCGAGACCGCGGCGATCGTCGCCGGTGTCCTCGCCGGGCAGCACCAGCTCTCCCTGCAACTGGTCGTCCCGCTGCTGGTCCTGGCCGCCTGGGCCGGTGACTCCACCGGTTACCTGCTCGGCCGGCGGTTCGGTCCGGCGCTGCTCGAGGGCCGGCTCCTGCGCCGCCGCCGGGTTCAGATCGACCGCGCCGGCGCTACGCTCCGGCGCCGGGGGTGGCTCGTCGTGGTCGTCAGCCGCTTCCTACCCTTCCTGCGGACGGTGACCCCGGGGGCGGCCGGGGTCTCGCTGATGCCCTATCCGACGTTTCTCGCCGCGAGTTTCGCCGGCTGCCTGTTATGGGGCGTCGGGTGCCCGGTACTGGGCTATTTCGCGGCCGACCAGTACCACCGGGTGGAGGAGGTCATGGGCAACACCGGGATCGTCGTCGTCGCGCTGATCCTGGTCGTCGCCTGGGCCGTCCGCCTCCGTCGCCGCCGCGCGGCGCACCGCGCCACCACCGACGAGGAACCCACGCCTCACGCCGACGACGTCTACGACCCCGGTAGCGTCGGGCCGGTGAGCCCGGCGGGCTCGGTCGGCATCGTCCGCCCCCGGCGGCGGACGGACCCGCGCCGACCCTGA